The Clostridium beijerinckii genomic sequence TACAAAAGTTTTGGTCATATCTCTTTCATTTGTAACAATGCTTGCACCTAAGAATGTGTTTATAAAATAATTTGCTCCATACTCATCTTCCTTACTACCTTTTTGCTTATCTAAAATCATTAAGTTATATTTATCCTCTTCTATAATTGGTTTAATAAATGCAGCTTTTTGAATTCTTTGCCCACTTCCTGGAAGTCCTGCTGCTTGAGGTACTATACCTATACCTATTTTCTGGTCTATAAATTGAACCTCATGAGTAAAATTTTTAACGTAATCCATCTTAAGTATTCCTACCATTGGACCTTGGTCTGTAGTTAAAGACACTATTATTAAATCTCCCGACGGGATATTCACATTTCCTTTCATTATTATGAATAACTGCCTAGCTAATTCTTTAGATAGATTAACTAAGTTATTGTTTACTCCAGTCAAATAATCCTGAGCTACCTCTTTAACTATATTTCTTTCTGGATTAAACTTTCCATATTTAAGTTCATCATCCTTGAAACATTTTTCTAGATGCTTATGTAAGAAAAAATATATATCTTCGTCTAATTCCAAACTATATTCGTTTAAAATAGGTTCTTCACCATTACTATCTAATATATGAATAACTGCTTCATTTATATTAATCTCATTTATGTATTCCATACTTTCACCACCAAATAAATTTATACATTAGATATTATAAACTTTAAGTAAATTAAAAAAAAGCCTTAAAGTATACAAAAAAAATGGAAAAGAGTCTGATATAAAACTTAATTTCTTATATCATCAATCTCTTTTCCACATTTTTAAATATTCTTAATTTATTAATCAGATAATTTTCCTAATCTAATTATTTATCTTCAAATTTACTTACATAATTTTTTAAATTCATCTGCTACAAATTGCACCTGTGTTCCTACAACAACTTGTACGCTTGTTTTTCCTGGTCTTATTATTCCAGATACACCTGCTGATTTAATAACTTTTTCATCTACAGCAGCTTGATCTTTAATTTCTAAACGTAATCTAGTTACACAATTATCTATAGATACTACGTTTTCTTTTCCTCCAACACCCTTTAATATTACAGCTGCCACTTGAGTATAATCATTATTCGCAAGTTTTACATTTAGTTCTTCAGTGTCATCATCTTCCCTACCAGGTGTCTTTAAATTAAATTTTGTAATTGCAAAACGGAATGTTACATAATAGATTACTGCAAATACTAAACCTATTGGAATTAACATTATTGGATTTTCTGCCATAGGCGCTTTGAAACTTAAGAACCAATCTACAAATCCAGCACTAAAGTTAAATCCAGCTCTTACTGGTAATAATGTACATACAAATGCTGAAATTCCTGTTAATCCAGCATGAAGAACATATAAACCTGGAGCTAAGAACATAAATGCAAATTCTAATGGTTCTGTAACACCTGTGAAGAATGAAGATATTGCTGCTGCTAATAATAAACCATATACCGCTTTCTTCTTCTTATCTTTAGCTGTATGGTACATAGCTAATGCTCCCGCTGGTAATCCAAACATCATTACTGGGAAGAATCCAGTCATATACATCCCAGTTACTCCTTGTGTTCCTTTACCTGACCAGAAGTTACCAAGGTCGTTAATTCCAGCTACATCAAACCAGAATACTGAGTTTAATGCATGGTGAAGACCAAATGGTATTAATAATCTATTGAAGAATGCATAAATACCAGATCCAACTGCACCTGTTGATACAATAGCTTCACCAAATGCTACTAATGCACCATAAATAAGAGGCCATGCAAAGAATAATACTATAGATGCAACTATTGAATATGCTGCGGTTACAATTGCGACACATCTTTTTCCACTAAAGAATCCCAATGCATCTGGTAATTTAACACTTTTAAATCTGTTATAACAGGCTGCACCTATTAAACCTGATAAAATACCAATAAATTGTGTTTGAGTTTTAGCGAATGCTGGCGCTACCTCTTTAACATCAATTCCCTTAAACATTGCTACAGCTCCTGTAGATAATAATGTTGTAATCATAAGCCATGAAACAAGTCCTGCAAGTCCTGCTGTACCGTCATTATCATCTGACATTCCTACACCTACACCAATTGCAAACAAAATTCCCATATTGTCAATTAAAGCACTACCTGCTTTTAGCATAAAAGCTGAAGCAATGTTATTTGCTCCCCAGCCTGTAGGGTCAAGCCAATAACCAAGACCCATTAAAATACTTGCAACGGGTAAACAAGCTACTGGAAGCATTAAGGATTTTCCTAATTTTTGTAAATACTTCATCATAATAATATAATTCCCCTTCCATAATAATTAATAAAATTTATTTTAAGGATTGTTATATCCCTAAATGCACTATAATTCTTATGGACATGTATCCTTTTCAGCAAATAAAAAAGCTGAAAAGGATAAATTATATTATCCCTTTCAGCTAATGCCCTGATTTAATCGGTTACACGCCAAAGATCGTATTCTTATACACTCATATTATTCTATAGTCAATACCCTTTTTTATTTTTTTATTGTTGACACTAATTGTATGAAATAATATAATTAGTACATAAATGTGTTACTGTTTAATCAGGCATAAGTTTGCGTAATTCGGAAACTTATGCTTTTTTATTACCAATAAATAACAGAATGAAAGGAAGTGACTGTTCCTGTTTAATCGGGAATATTAAGTATGTTTAATTTTTTTAAGAAAAATTCAAAGGACTCAAATAAAGAAGCAAAATTAGTTGCACCTATAACTGGTAAAACAATAGATTTATCAAAAGTACCAGATAAAGTTTTTGCAGAAAAAATGGCTGGAGACGGGCTTGCAATAGATACTACTGGAGATACAGTAGTTTCACCTGCTGACGGAACCTTAACATTAGTATTTAATACAAAGCATGCATTTGCAATTACTCTTGATAATGGAGCTGAGTTATTAGTTCATATAGGTATCGATACTGTTTCTTTAAATGGTGAAGGTTTTGAACAATTAGCTAAAGCTGGAACTAAAGTTAAAGCTGGGACTCCAATTATAAAAATAGATAGGGATTTTATTTTAGGAAAAGGTTTTTCTTTGGTCACTCCAGTCCTTGTTACAAACATGGATATAATCAAGGATTTAAATTCAAATATTGATAAAGAAGTTGTTGCTGGAGAAGATGAAGTAATTACTTTTACTTTATAAAAAAAAAATGGCTAACATGTTTTTATTAATATGTTAGCCATTTTAATTAGAGTTTTATTGTAGCTTTTCTAAATCTCTCTATATGCATTGCTAGATATGCTATTTCATCATCTGAAACTTTCTTTTCTAGCTTTAAAACTAATATTTTTGCTACACCCTTAGATACTTTATATGATAATTTATATTTTGATTTTATTTCTTTTATAAAATCATTTTCAATAGATATGTCATCTAAAATTCTTTTAATTGCAAATCTCAAATGTGTGAGAAATCTGGCATAATCTAATGATGTTTTGTCTATTTTTATTTCAGTTTTTGCTTCTACGTATTCAATTATTGAGTTTATCAAATGTGTATTCTTTATAGTATTGGATAGCTTACCTGAATTTCTAGCAGAATGGATATGTAATGCTATGAATCCAATTTCTCCTTCTGGAATTTTTACCTTTTTTTCATTTTGTAAAACTTCCGCAACTTTTTCTGCTAACGAGTATTCTTGTGGATATAATGCTCTAATTTCCATAAGAAATGGATTCTCTATTTCCTCTTTGTCCGAAAGCCTTTTCACTGCAAAATTTAAATGATCTACTAATGCAACGTGTATTCTCTCATCCAAATTTTCCTTTAATTCATTTGCAACATATGATATCATCTTTTCGCATAGCACAAAAAATTCTTCATCAACATTTTCGATTACTTGTTTAAAGTTTCTTAGGTTATCCTCATCTTCAATAACAAATATCTTTTCAACCTCAGTACCCTTTTCAATGGTATCTCCAGACTTTCTACCGAATCCAATTCCCTTTGCAAAAAGTATTCTTTCCTTTCCATTCATGTTTACGGAAACTATATTGTTGTTATAGGATTTTATTATCGTTGCTGGATCAATAATTTTACTCATATGACCACCCTTTTTATTATTTATAGAACTTTCTAATCTTTAGCAAATCACTTATGATCTGAATTAATACATTATTTAGAAAATATAAATGACATTATTAATCTTATAAAACGATTCTATCATTAACCTTATTATTTAAATACTTTACTTATTTTTAGCCGTTAGTATCTATTATGATTCTTTTAAACCATATAAATCTAATATATTAATAATAGCTTAATATATTATTTATTGTAAAGCACAGATTTAAGAAATCTTAAGATATAAATAGAAAGCAGATTCCTAAGAATCTGCTACATTTCATAACTCACTAATATAATAAATGGACTAATATAAATATATTAATTAAAATTCCATTTATTACTCAATATTTAATATAGAGTATTAAGAATATTCTACTAAGAAACATTATAAATAACTATGCTAAAATCCTTTATTAAAATTCCTCTTTTACATTTTCTTTTCTTAATTCTTGCCTTCCAGCAACATATACAAATGGAAGATATATTAATATACTTACAATTAAACAAATAAGAGCTGTAACTCCACCCATGATTGAGTTCGTAGATATGATTGCTCCCAAAATTGGCGGTGTCGTCCATGTTGCCATTATTGCTACCTTTGGAACAAACCCAATAACTGTTAATATATATGCTATGGTTAATGAAACTATAGGAGATAATATAAACGGAATAAAATAGATCGGATTTAAAACTATTGGTGCACCATATATTACTGGTTCATTTATATTAAATATTCCTGGTGCTATACCTAAATTTGCAATGGCCCTTTGTTGTGCACCTGCTTTTCTACCTAATACATATATTGCAATCAATAAAGCTATTGAGGTTCCTGCTCCTCCCATATTTACATATGAATCTAAAAATTGACTATTTAATATATTTTCTGGCTGTAATCCATTTGTTATTGCTTCTGTATTAGCTAAAAGTAATGGAAGTAATAATGCATTTATTACTGGTGCTAGTATATTTGAACCATGTAAACCAAAAAACCATAATACATGTACCAATAATACTATTACAAATACTCCTAAAAAGCTTCCTGCAATTAATTGTAATGGTTTCTGTAGAGTAAAGAATAATGCCTGATGTATATCTGGTACACTCATAACTATAAATAATTCCTTAATTCCCGCTGCTAATGCCAAAATTATTATTGTTGGTAACAATGCTGCAAATGATTTCGAAACTGCTGGTGGTACTCCACTAGGCATTTTTATTACTAATTTAGGATTGCCGATTAACTTTACGAAAATCTCTGTAGATACTAATGATACTATCAATGAAATAAATAAACCTTGTGCCCCTAAAAAAGTTAATGGAAATGCTCCTCCATCTGGTGTCGTTGCATATAGGATCATCGATGCCGCAACTGATACTATTCCAGCTCCTAAGCCATCCTTATCATACGATCTTGCTAAATGATATGATATCGTAAATACAACTAATATTGACATAATTGCATAAGAACCATTCCATATAGATCCTCCCCAGCTTTTCCAACCTGCTGGCAATAGCCAATCCATGAAATTTTGATACCATTGAAATCCTATATTATTGAACAATACTGCAAATGCACCGGCCATTATAATAGGTGTTATTGTAGCAAATCCGTCACGTATAGCTACTAAATGTCTTTGCGAACCAATCTTAAATGCAATTGGAACAAAGTGCTCCTCCATCCATTCAAAAAATTTATTCATAATTATTTCCTCCCCATATCTAAGATTTATTTGAAATAAAGTCAAAACTCATCCATGGCTCTATATAGTCTAGTATAATATTTACCTAAACATTACTTTCTCTCTTCGCTTTATTAATATAATAAGCACCAATTGTAGGTGAAATTTCATCATCTACTATATACTCAATAACTATATTTTCTCTTAGGTACTTTTCAAAAGATTTCCTTAATATCTTTGCTTTTCTTATAACCCCACCAACCAAGGCAATAGAGCAGCTTTCAAATTTTAATTTTCTATACACATTTATAACAGTCTTAGCCAAATCTACGCCTTCATTAACCAATATTTCTTCAGCTATCTTATTTCCTTCCTCGCCCAATATTGAAACTACTTCTGCCAAAGATGCTATCTCGTCCTTAGTAGAGGAATATACAAAAGTTACTACTTCGCCTATTGATTTAGCACCTAACCTTTTCATAATTCTCGTAGTTAATTCTGATTTGGGTAAAGAATTTTCTTCTTCAAATATCATTCTTTTTATAGCATCAATTGATATTTTATATCCACTCCCTTCATCTCCTAATAAGTTGCCCCATCCCCCACACCTTACACTTGAATTATTTTTAACTCCAAATGCTATCGATCCAGTTCCTGCTATTGTCAATATTCCATCATTCCCCCTTAACATAGCTTTTAGGGCTATTTCAGCATCGTTCATAAGTACACAGTCAGTCTTAAGTTCATTTTTTATTGTATCTTTTATAATTTTTGCATTATCTCCGACTTCCGATCCTGCAATGCCAAGATATAAATCTACAAGTTCGTCTTCTTTAAGAACATCTATTATTTCTCTTATTGAATCTACTATATTATTTAGTGCTTTTTCTCTATTATTTAGCAAATTTGCGAATCCTTTTACAGAAGTAACTATAATATTTCCTTGAAAGTCATAAGCTACTGCTTCCGTTTTTGTTCCTCCACCATCCACACCTATAATGTATTTCATATCATCACTACCTTTTCCTTAACATTAAGTAAATAAGTAATTAGGCTAACATATGTTGTTATTAAATTTTTCATGTATTTCTATAATTTCAACTGCCATAGACTTTAATGTCATACTAGTCATAAAGTGATCCTGAGCATGAATCATAAGTAAAGAAACTTCTGTTTTTTCTCCTCGTGCTTCCTTTTGTATTAAATATGTTTGAACATTATGTGCTTTTAATAATTCTGCTTCTGCTTGTTCAATTAATTTTCTTGCTCCATCTATATTCCCACTTTTAGCGCATTGAATAGCTTCCATTGAATAACTTCTAACTTCTCCGCTATGCACTATAAGATTCATTATTGTTTCTTCCACAATGTTTCTCTCCTTTTCAATTATTTATTTTTTATAAGATCTAGAGCTCTTTCTAAGACTTTTTCTCCATTCATTGTTCCATAATCAACTGTATTAATTACTTCTACATATATATTCTTATCCGATAAATTAGCTTTAAATTTTGATAATAAAAATCTAACCTGAGGCCCCAGTAACAAAACATCTATATTACCTATATATTCTTTAACATCTGCCTCTCCTACAGCTTTTATATTACATTCAATCCCTTTTTCTTCAGCTGCCTTTTCCATTTTCGAAACTAATAAACTTGTGGACATTCCGGCTGAACAAACTAATAATATATTCTTCATTTTTAACCTCTCCTTGGATATTTTTTTTACTAGCATTCATCTATTACACTATTATATAAAGCAAGTTTTATACCAATATTATATTTATACATAAATAAATATAAATCATCTCATAATCGCACAATTCATGAATCGAAGTGTGCAACTTTAAAAAAATAGTGTGTAATTTAACTTACACACTGCTTTGGCTCTTACACAGTAACTATATTTTCCTTAACAATTCTCACTATATAAGCGATCTCATTATCTCCTATATTTATATTATATACACGCTCCAAGTCTTTTAAAATTTTCTTAATCAATGAAAATTCACTATTATACATATGGCGATAATTTTCTAAATCTTTGAATTTTAATTC encodes the following:
- a CDS encoding N-acetylglucosamine kinase, with amino-acid sequence MKYIIGVDGGGTKTEAVAYDFQGNIIVTSVKGFANLLNNREKALNNIVDSIREIIDVLKEDELVDLYLGIAGSEVGDNAKIIKDTIKNELKTDCVLMNDAEIALKAMLRGNDGILTIAGTGSIAFGVKNNSSVRCGGWGNLLGDEGSGYKISIDAIKRMIFEEENSLPKSELTTRIMKRLGAKSIGEVVTFVYSSTKDEIASLAEVVSILGEEGNKIAEEILVNEGVDLAKTVINVYRKLKFESCSIALVGGVIRKAKILRKSFEKYLRENIVIEYIVDDEISPTIGAYYINKAKRESNV
- a CDS encoding nucleoid-associated protein — protein: MEYINEININEAVIHILDSNGEEPILNEYSLELDEDIYFFLHKHLEKCFKDDELKYGKFNPERNIVKEVAQDYLTGVNNNLVNLSKELARQLFIIMKGNVNIPSGDLIIVSLTTDQGPMVGILKMDYVKNFTHEVQFIDQKIGIGIVPQAAGLPGSGQRIQKAAFIKPIIEEDKYNLMILDKQKGSKEDEYGANYFINTFLGASIVTNERDMTKTFVKAAENWTRENVTNDAGRAEEIRTAIKTKLKEEDSINIEEFSAELFNDHPQAKEEFSTYIKQQGLQEEVAVDKTWVEKKLKRVRLNIDKQIDLYINEETYHDPSKFEIQRNGDGTINLIVKNVINYIEK
- the glcT gene encoding glucose PTS transporter transcription antiterminator GlcT, with the translated sequence MSKIIDPATIIKSYNNNIVSVNMNGKERILFAKGIGFGRKSGDTIEKGTEVEKIFVIEDEDNLRNFKQVIENVDEEFFVLCEKMISYVANELKENLDERIHVALVDHLNFAVKRLSDKEEIENPFLMEIRALYPQEYSLAEKVAEVLQNEKKVKIPEGEIGFIALHIHSARNSGKLSNTIKNTHLINSIIEYVEAKTEIKIDKTSLDYARFLTHLRFAIKRILDDISIENDFIKEIKSKYKLSYKVSKGVAKILVLKLEKKVSDDEIAYLAMHIERFRKATIKL
- a CDS encoding PTS sugar transporter subunit IIC — translated: MNKFFEWMEEHFVPIAFKIGSQRHLVAIRDGFATITPIIMAGAFAVLFNNIGFQWYQNFMDWLLPAGWKSWGGSIWNGSYAIMSILVVFTISYHLARSYDKDGLGAGIVSVAASMILYATTPDGGAFPLTFLGAQGLFISLIVSLVSTEIFVKLIGNPKLVIKMPSGVPPAVSKSFAALLPTIIILALAAGIKELFIVMSVPDIHQALFFTLQKPLQLIAGSFLGVFVIVLLVHVLWFFGLHGSNILAPVINALLLPLLLANTEAITNGLQPENILNSQFLDSYVNMGGAGTSIALLIAIYVLGRKAGAQQRAIANLGIAPGIFNINEPVIYGAPIVLNPIYFIPFILSPIVSLTIAYILTVIGFVPKVAIMATWTTPPILGAIISTNSIMGGVTALICLIVSILIYLPFVYVAGRQELRKENVKEEF
- a CDS encoding PTS sugar transporter subunit IIB, giving the protein MKNILLVCSAGMSTSLLVSKMEKAAEEKGIECNIKAVGEADVKEYIGNIDVLLLGPQVRFLLSKFKANLSDKNIYVEVINTVDYGTMNGEKVLERALDLIKNK
- a CDS encoding PTS lactose/cellobiose transporter subunit IIA; this translates as MEETIMNLIVHSGEVRSYSMEAIQCAKSGNIDGARKLIEQAEAELLKAHNVQTYLIQKEARGEKTEVSLLMIHAQDHFMTSMTLKSMAVEIIEIHEKFNNNIC
- the nagE gene encoding N-acetylglucosamine-specific PTS transporter subunit IIBC gives rise to the protein MMKYLQKLGKSLMLPVACLPVASILMGLGYWLDPTGWGANNIASAFMLKAGSALIDNMGILFAIGVGVGMSDDNDGTAGLAGLVSWLMITTLLSTGAVAMFKGIDVKEVAPAFAKTQTQFIGILSGLIGAACYNRFKSVKLPDALGFFSGKRCVAIVTAAYSIVASIVLFFAWPLIYGALVAFGEAIVSTGAVGSGIYAFFNRLLIPFGLHHALNSVFWFDVAGINDLGNFWSGKGTQGVTGMYMTGFFPVMMFGLPAGALAMYHTAKDKKKKAVYGLLLAAAISSFFTGVTEPLEFAFMFLAPGLYVLHAGLTGISAFVCTLLPVRAGFNFSAGFVDWFLSFKAPMAENPIMLIPIGLVFAVIYYVTFRFAITKFNLKTPGREDDDTEELNVKLANNDYTQVAAVILKGVGGKENVVSIDNCVTRLRLEIKDQAAVDEKVIKSAGVSGIIRPGKTSVQVVVGTQVQFVADEFKKLCK
- a CDS encoding PTS sugar transporter subunit IIA, which codes for MFNFFKKNSKDSNKEAKLVAPITGKTIDLSKVPDKVFAEKMAGDGLAIDTTGDTVVSPADGTLTLVFNTKHAFAITLDNGAELLVHIGIDTVSLNGEGFEQLAKAGTKVKAGTPIIKIDRDFILGKGFSLVTPVLVTNMDIIKDLNSNIDKEVVAGEDEVITFTL